The Henningerozyma blattae CBS 6284 chromosome 9, complete genome DNA segment tagaCATTATAACTTTTACTCCAACTGATCCTCAACCTCAATTAATAGCCTTAAATGCTCTCAAAACATTATATTCAAAGATTATACTAGATGGAGAATTATTGTCTTACATCTTACCTGGCAATGTTTCTgcattatcaaaattattttgtaaaccTGGCTTagttataaattataaagtCATTTGTAAAGGACTAGATATTCTACAAACACTTTTGGTGAAAGTTTATAAAGATTCAGACTTATCGGTAGAGGAACATACATATTCGAACGTAAAGGATTTAATTAACTCAAAATCTACAAGTAGCTtgattgaaattaaaaactcAAATAGACCACATAGAAATACTAGTTGGTTAAATGGTACCTCTTCTCAAATTAAACTGGCATTTGAAAGCTTTCTACCGAAacttttgaaaagaaataatactgaaataaattatactttaaattatattgtaAGCCAACTAATACGTGATTGTTGGATTTCCTTAAGTAATTGTCGTTtgttatttattgaaacgattttaaatttaagaaatgaTCCACTTCATATATTGTCTGAACATCCAGATGAAGTAATTAAAGTTATTAAGTctaatgttttaaaattcgATAATTCTAttcaatttaatgatataaatttattagatacAACTTCATTTGCAATTAAGagtttaaataatactaaacTGTCAGAAAATCATTATGATACAATTATTCAGCAACAACAGTCAATGATTCACAAGATATCGTATGAcgttgaaattaataataatcgaTGGGAACTTAAAACTTCTaacaatattaaagaaCAGAGTAGCATGGTAATAgtaaatgattttttttcatctaaGGATTTAATAGATTTTAAATACATCAACATAATACCTTCTTTATCCAAAGATCTAGAAGTATCAATCTCACAATTAGTTGAAAATATAAGTGTAACATTCCAGTTAGaaaaatcttcttcaaatttggattcatttatatcacaatttttatctgaacaagaaaattcttcaatttccaAAAAATCAACTACTCTTTGGATTGCATTACATCTTTTATTTGGCTTTTCAAAGTCCTCGCATattcttaaaaataatttagatgaAGATACACTAATGGAAGATTGCTTGATTTTTGAAGAGAATAATCACGATCTCTCAAACGAGAATCAAGAAAAGATAATGTATTCATGTACAAACGTATTACAATATTGtttacaattatttgatgaaattaGTATTAAATCTGaatctaattcaaatttattgacaaaagaaaatgaatctGCTCTTTGTATactaatttattcaattcaacAGATATCATCCATAATGAAAGATGAGTTCTATGATGAATTAATCGATTACTTCtatattgttattgaaaACTTGgcttcatcatcatcaaaagTTAGATCCTTTGCACAATCTTGCTCAATAACCATTGCAAATCAGTTATACAATGGCTCAATTAATGATATGATCAATAACAATGTTGATTATCTAATTGAATCAATCTCACAAAGATATACAATGGGATTCACCAATAAAATTACTACAGTATTAATGGTTATATGTAAGATGACCAACTACAGCATTATTGAGAAATTTAAGGATCTTTTAGATTTAGTATTCAAAACTATTGACTATTATCATGGCTATTCGGATATCTGTttagaatttattaaactttttgaaataattacCTTTAAAATGAAGGATCAATTTTTGcctaaatttaataatgaaatttccATAACAAGCGGCATAAATTCCTTTGGGTCGTGGGGCTTACAAAACATCGATCAAGTAATAAATAACTTAGATACAGAAGCATCTGTGGATCCAATCAGTGAGATGTCTGATTCTGAATTAACGAATAAGGCTAAAAATTTCcaagaatattttgattcCAAGATAAGAGAAGTAGATAGTGACGATGAGGATGATGAACCTGATGATGCTATCATTACAACTGATATAAATGGAATCTCTGAAGAAGTTGACGGGAATAATTCATCGTTTGGCAAAAAGAATGATGATGAGGACAAGTGGGTATCACCAATTCCAGCGGAATCGTATAAAATTCTACTACATTTCTTAGGTTATAGCGATCGTTTGCTAATGCATCCATCAAAACCGCTGAAGGTTCAAGTACTAAGGttgattaatttaattataccGTTGCTATCCACACAGTATAACTCATTCTTGCCCCAAGTAGCCCTAATATGGGATAACATTGTTCTTTGTTCCTTGGGTAATGATTATGCTATCGTGAAACCAGCCTGCGATTGCCTAtatgaaattattcattacAGTGGTGACTTTATATCCAAACGATTTATTGACCTATGGAATAAAATGGAATCtgattcaatattattacgtGAAATCAGACCTAACTTGCAAGGCAGCGgaaatttacaaataaaagaaaagaaaattaccCTACATCATAAATTCCCGACAGTAACCCAGAATGCGTTAAAGGCTTTATCGAATATGTTACTTGAAGGTGTCCAAATAACTGGCTTGTTATTAGCTGAAACTACAGTAACACAAATGATATATTGCTGTGTTCACGTTATTCCCGCTGCCACTCTTGCCAATAAATCGTTATTAATCGGGGATATTGTTTACTCTTTAACTGGTAATGGTAAACTCTGACCGAGTAATCCTCAAGGTTCTTGCTTACCGTATCCAGAAATAGTAAAGGCatcgattttttttattaccGAATAGTCTTCTcaaaatagtaatattgACTCCGAGCTCAAAGTTTATTTCGTCAAtcgcttttttttttcacttaaattaaaaaagcCCGATTAGTATATGAACCATAAATTGAATTGACGCCTACTGGGTTTTGACAGCAACCTAGTTCTATTGAAGAGCATTCCTGTATAACAGATTTATTCACCACATACGTGGGGGTTGCCTACAGACATTAGTTGAAGTTTGTCAGCATACTATAATTgcttatatataatatttttatgttAGTATCTAAAATGCCTGT contains these protein-coding regions:
- the TTI1 gene encoding Tti1p (similar to Saccharomyces cerevisiae YKL033W; ancestral locus Anc_2.541); this encodes MDKLIWDNNNLKTSDIKSASKIFNELKPFCIALSKISFLPQESFDPNSSQLLQALKNLSFKLDSYQTTNDDGTTFQFTEQLTNYVYVPISHILRKDSLGVEQTEYLLNILSSLLRLSWSEPYSFPISLAMILFPLIPFLISSDKENKTLKTKASNEFKLASANALNRLFNSLEKQDYCFKFFQGKMLSSMSHSITILLDIITFTPTDPQPQLIALNALKTLYSKIILDGELLSYILPGNVSALSKLFCKPGLVINYKVICKGLDILQTLLVKVYKDSDLSVEEHTYSNVKDLINSKSTSSLIEIKNSNRPHRNTSWLNGTSSQIKLAFESFLPKLLKRNNTEINYTLNYIVSQLIRDCWISLSNCRLLFIETILNLRNDPLHILSEHPDEVIKVIKSNVLKFDNSIQFNDINLLDTTSFAIKSLNNTKLSENHYDTIIQQQQSMIHKISYDVEINNNRWELKTSNNIKEQSSMVIVNDFFSSKDLIDFKYINIIPSLSKDLEVSISQLVENISVTFQLEKSSSNLDSFISQFLSEQENSSISKKSTTLWIALHLLFGFSKSSHILKNNLDEDTLMEDCLIFEENNHDLSNENQEKIMYSCTNVLQYCLQLFDEISIKSESNSNLLTKENESALCILIYSIQQISSIMKDEFYDELIDYFYIVIENLASSSSKVRSFAQSCSITIANQLYNGSINDMINNNVDYLIESISQRYTMGFTNKITTVLMVICKMTNYSIIEKFKDLLDLVFKTIDYYHGYSDICLEFIKLFEIITFKMKDQFLPKFNNEISITSGINSFGSWGLQNIDQVINNLDTEASVDPISEMSDSELTNKAKNFQEYFDSKIREVDSDDEDDEPDDAIITTDINGISEEVDGNNSSFGKKNDDEDKWVSPIPAESYKILLHFLGYSDRLLMHPSKPLKVQVLRLINLIIPLLSTQYNSFLPQVALIWDNIVLCSLGNDYAIVKPACDCLYEIIHYSGDFISKRFIDLWNKMESDSILLREIRPNLQGSGNLQIKEKKITLHHKFPTVTQNALKALSNMLLEGVQITGLLLAETTVTQMIYCCVHVIPAATLANKSLLIGDIVYSLTGNGKL